The Amaranthus tricolor cultivar Red isolate AtriRed21 chromosome 2, ASM2621246v1, whole genome shotgun sequence genome contains the following window.
atttcatttctaatcttCCAGATTTGATACACCAAATTGCATAGGTTAGCGGTAATTACTTTTTTACGCACCTTAGACAGCTTCCATTATCTGGGATTAGAACGAGCAAGTTGGGTACTGAATTCAACTCCCAACCATCGAGCCAAGGTAAGTAAACATTTGGTACTGAATGAGCATTGAAAGAACATGTGCTGCATACTCTCACTCACAACATAACACATTGGACATACAACATTACTAACCACACCAATCCGGATCAATCTATCCTTAGTAGATAGTTTACTAAGCATAACCATCCACATAAGAAAGCACTTCTTTGGTATTGTGGTTTTGTGCTAGATCAATCTATCCTAGTGAACAGGATCAGATTGCAAGGACATGCTCTTGTACACCTCTCTGATAACATAAGTAATCTTTGACATGAACATTCTAAGCTTACTCTTAGCAGCACAAATTTTCCTGAAAGACCAACTTGGTGTAGGAAGAAGATTGAACAAAAGCTAGTTAGCCCCTTTAGTATAAACACCATGCACCCATTTTACCCATACAGATTCATGAAGAGTGCAGACATGCCAAGCCAATTTACCAATAGCTACAACATTCCATAATTCTAAGTTCCTCACCCCCAAACCACCCTCCTTTTAGGTGTGCAGATATGGCTCCAATTCACATTATTGGGGGAAGTATTCTGGTAATCAGAATTCCAAATATAGGATCTACAAATACAATTGCCTTGCTTGATGATAGCTTTGAGAATTATAAACGATTGACACCAGAAGGAAGTGATGCTCATTAGGACTGAATTGACTAATTGAAGCCTGACAGTGTATGAAAGTTTCTTTGTATACCAAACTCTAATATGTGCAGTCAGTTTGTCAACTAAGGCTTCACAATCAACAGTTGAGATCTTTTGGGAAGTGAGAGGAACCCCCAAGTAATTGAAAGGAAGAGATCCAGTAGATAGTTGTACTTCTCTTGTAATATGAAGCTTAACATGAATAGGAATCCCAGCTAAATATACAGCTGATTTTGAGAAGTTAGGGCAAAGACATGAAGCTTCATCAAATAAATCTAGGCTATATCACATAAGTTTTGTGGAATTTAGATCTCTGTTACAAAATAGCATAAGATCATCCGTAAAACACAAATGATTCAACTTTAATCTTCTACACGTTGGATGGAATTTAAACTTAGGATTTAGAGCTAGCATATAAAGAAACTGTGAAAGATATTCCATCCTAATGACAAAGAGAAGGAGTCACCCTATCGAAGACCTTTATTTGCTCTAAAAACCGCAGATTGGCTCCCATTAACCGAAAGTGAGTATTGAGTATAAGATATACAAGCCATGACAATCTTAATGAAATGAGAGGGAAAGTTGAGAGTAACTAACATGTCTTTAATAAAGAGCCAGTCCACTTTATCATAGGTTTTCCTCACATCAACCTTAATCAAGCAGCTAGGTGAACAACCTTTTCTATCTTGACAAAGCATAGTGTTGTGAGATATACTTCTACCAACAACAAAGGCCTCATGATTAGAACTTATAATAATGGAGTTCAGCACCCTTCTAAGTTTAGAACAAATCAACTTAGTAACACACTTATAAAGTAGATGACAGCAGGATATAGGTCTAAAGTTCCCTGGGGTTTTTAGACAAGGACCTTTAGTATGAGTGTGATAGAAGTGGTATTCCATGAGTTCAACATCTTATCATTTCTAAAGAAATCCTAGATGGCTTCAACAATATAACCTCCTATAAGAGGCCAAGCTGCTTTGTAGATCTGCTATTGTTCCCATCAATTCAGGGAGACTTATTATCAAAAATACTCTATAAGGCTTATTTAATTTTCCCAGGGGTGAAGGTAAGGTTCAAATGATCCCTCATATCAGGAGACAAGATAGTGCCAAACTGAATAATTTGCATATTAATTTTCCTCCTGTTCTTCATGTTCCTACATAGAAGGTCAgcataaaaatcttaaaatgttGTATCTTAGAGGGATCACTCACCAGGGTACGATTAATGTATAACTAATTAATTCTGTTATAGGATCGCCTTTGTTTGATGCTATTATGAAAATAAGAGTATTTCATCCCCGTGTTTAATCCATTTTATCTCGGCCTTTTGTTAAAGAAAGTATGTATAGTCCTGTTTGGCCTTCTGTAGATTAAGTGGGCACAAGAATTCATCTTTAATATAAAGAAGATCTTGAGGATGCTGATGCAAATTCTCTTGAGTAGTACAAAATTCCGTCTCAATCATCAACAGTGCACAATGAAATGAAGTATGTTAAAATTGATTCTTCGGAGCAGGTTTAAGAAGTTTGAGCTTTTGTTGAATTTGAAAGCTTACAAACCCCTGAACATCAGTCTACCAAATAGCCTTAACAAGATTAAGAAAAGAATCATTATCAGCccagaaattaaaaaatttaaacggTCTCTTTCCTGATATATGGGTAAAGAACTAAACCAAAATAGGTGACTGATCAAATTCCCCCCTTGAAGGAAAATGACCTCAACATTGCTATAGACCTCATCCCATACACTATTGCACATAGCTCTATCAATTTTTCTAAACACCCTTTTATCACCATGTTGTTTGTTATTCCAAGTAAAAAACCTGTCGTTGTACTTCATATCATGTACCTCAAAACTGAGCATATAATTCCTAAGGGAAGTTACCTCATGGAATCTCACAAGCTGGTCAATTCTTTCATTCAAATTAGCAAGAGAATTGAAAGGACTAGAACAACAAGAAGGAGCAACCTAATCTAACTGTTAAAAAAGATTAGCCCTTTGATGCTTATTCGTATCCCCATACACAAACGAGCAAAAGAAAGAAGTACCAATAGTTGGAGACATAACTAAATGAATAAGCTGACTAATACATAGCTGGGTATCCACACTAATATTAGTACTCTTCCACCCTATAATAATACGCGCACCCTTATGCTAAGCATGATTGTGAGAAAAACACCATCTAGGACAAAGATTTTGATAAAATTAGCCCAAGTTTTGACGCTTTCACTTTGTTTCAAGGAGGCCAAACAAGCTAACATTATGCTGAGAAATGAAGTGAGACATCTCCCTTTGTTTCTTAGCCATGTTAAGCCCCCTTACGTTCCATGCTAAGAGTTTATTCATTGAGTGAACAGAGTAAGCCCCAATCTCTATTTGATTGAGAGGAAGCATTGATACCAATTGGTTACACATCTAAACAGCTGATGCCACAACATTATTAGTAGGCTACACCCTTACACCAGCAGGCACCATCGCATTACTATCTGTTAACACCTCAAAGCCAATGAAAGTATCCAATAACACCACAATAATATTACGACCATTTGAATCAGCAGGAACATCAACATTCCGGCCAACAGAAGGCACGTTTCTAGTTCTACGACGGATAGGCATGgtcacggtccgggttgggccggttccgttccggttccgggcagttccaaacggttccttggcggttccgacggttccaactcgcgggacgggcgggtcggaccatcggttccatttttatttttcctttaaatgtttatataatataaaaatactataatattgcggacgtacctttgatgattacttgattattagcgaaattcattgcttgtcaagttgtcatcgttattaaaatatttactaaaaagaatgaaaaaaataaattaataagaaacgaatcaacgataatgtcgataaagatgattaataaaaaaagagggagaaaatggacttgaacctagtacccaaaggaatactaagctgcctacgtatcccgaaggaatcaaagcccatgtagttctttgtcataccttttatttgtagttgttgaatgttgatttatcattgtccgattgatcctattcgtcttcgtcatcatcatctggttggttagatgcttccgctgactctcctcctgacgatgatgcagatgtattcATCATCATCTATGGATCATCATtatcgccttgatcatcatcattccttagtccttgtgttcgaatcctcttgatcccaatctttcttgcaaacacatatttgaatactatgtggagcatgacgagatctcttttcgtctaaaactcttctacctgcactaaaagcggAATCCGACGCAATTGTAGAAGCAGAAAtagcaaggatatcctttgcaattctcgataatatgggaaattttatagatttttctttccaccactctaaaatattgtagctaccttggtcaatttcaaagtgatgtttaagataattatctaattctaaatatgcagtggagggtgaagaagaagatgatcctacaaaactatcatcttggctcattatattagctattacggaattataataagagggacgtgccgagacgctagcacgcctagacgtatcacgttttgggttatatacactagcatagtaatcataaagttctgctaaaagttttttacaagtttcaacataattatgtacatcactaggcgggcgatctaacgtttggtagtaaaatccaattactttagtaaggacttctgtcttaaaacatgggtctaaaacggttgcaattccataaataaaaggaaaatcggtaaaatatgtcttccacttatccatcatatctgcaagaatcggctttaaatatgggttagtatcatcatgcgtatgtttaagaagatgataaaaaatagtaatacactcacttattactaagtggacgtttggttcgtaaacatatgaaaaaatcttagttgcgtggtcatacgcttctaatattttatgtacacctatagctagttcccatgtgtcatcagttatatagctatctgtacactcactataaagttgtgttataactggacgataagcaatcgcttttcttaataaatcgttgattgagccccaacgtgtaggagtatctaatgaccaatacactttttttagttgataatggtcacataattgcttatatcgtctctttatctgtccaatcctaagccacttcactatgtctctaattggatctaataaatcacttaatttttttatacctgcttggcaagataagtttactatatgaacacaacaacgtatgtgtaataatctacccccaaggataaaactaaatgcaggttcgttatacaaaagttccatacatttaatgttagtggttgcattatcggtagaacaacaaaatatcttatctaataagttccattctctacatatctctactaatctgtattttatgttttcacccgtatgtctttcgagcattgcctcaaaagcaattattcttttttgaataatccaattttgatctatccaatgtgctgttacacacatataagattctaaatgtgggggagcagaccaaatatcagttgttatgctaaccctaccattaaaagatttaaacatttctactaattcatagcgcattgtttcatataatttaattgtgcgtcgtttaaaagtgctcctagggattgctctatattgtgattgcaaagtttttctagtgtaacgttcgtatgccctactttcaccatggttaaatggcaattcatcacaaattacatacttagaaaattcatcaatcatatcattacgattatatttaaaaggcatacctgtgctggaaatgtcccactgtcggcttccacttgtggtcccgctgccgcttgctgcatgagtttcttttgtgattacatgcttctttgccaaatgtttgttaaaagatctcgtaccaccacctaacacgtattcacaaaacacaataaataaatttttataaaatatgaatatataatgtacgtataaaaaactgaaaaagtatttacctctggcgaaattgtatgaaactaagggctttactccttgactttcacaaatttgacaagtgcataagaaaacatttgGATTGtcagttggttcttttgtaacatacgaccacacatgtgaaacaactctaccactaggaggtggcattgccagaaaaggttgtcttactggttcatcttcatctaaatttaaatataaagacatactcaaataccacaatatataaataaataataatttaaaatttaatcaatttgaagaataaaattgtaaaactaaccgatagtttggaaattgactcatttaccacgagcttgtctttgttgttgttgttgttgttgttgtccttcatgtgatcttgttgatgactgtcgagatctaaGTATCCcagtaggggtcgttggttcctcttcttgttcttcttcttcatcaatttgtatttctctttccacttcttctgcataattgtgtaattcttagtcgtacccttctggataatttggttcataattataattactaatcgaaggtgttgttgatatcgacggaattgaagtggcctttcttttggagctagaacgtcccaatgattttgccactttactaacttttttagaggcttttttcaaaaaagaagacatgataatattgaaataataatagaattaaaaaataaataaataatagactaattatataattaactaaattaagaaataattaaaagactaatatataattaagagaataagtgcgtaattaagtaattaagtagagagagtaagagaagagatgagttgtgaatgaaaatgattgaaagtgatgtgtatttataggaaaatttgcaaCGGCTATAAAACGGCTAGAATAACGGCTCTTTTTCCGGTCcggttccaaagaaccgctaggccggttcacccggaccggttccggttccggttccaattCCTGTTCAATGGAACCATTggtccggttcacccggaccgatTTCGGTTTCGGTTCCAAGGAACCTGTGGTCCGGTTCCggcccgcggttcttaggtccggttcaagcAGGTTTTTTTCcagcggtttcacggttccgacaacttttttccggcggtttcacggtttcgcggttcggcaCCGGTGCGGTTCCAGGTAACCtgctccgtggccatccctaACGACGGACTATTTGAAAGCCATCTTCATCCAGTATAGTAGTATTCCCTGGGGACCCATTCCTAATGAACCTCAGTTCTACATTGTTCCTCCAAATGCCCTAGTTGATTGCACTTACTACATTTCAAAGGCTTCCAATCATATACAACTTGTTTAGAGACAATTTCATTAATTCTATTAGTAAGAAATTTTCCTCTATAAACCCCTTTTGAGGCTCCATATCAATTAAGACCTGGGCAAACATCATTCTATCCTTCTTAAGGGTAGCATTATCAATCCTATGCACTTTACCCAAATGCCCAGCAATTTTCCGAAGAATTGTATCTCCCCACTAATGCATCTCAAGATTAGGGAACCAAATCCAAACCGGAAAGGAAGTAATCATAAGACATTGTCCTAGACCATGGTTTGACAATAAATGGTTTCTTGTCAAATAAGATCCTATTCATATCGCAAGTAGACGCCATACTAGTAGGGGACTtgaaataaacaataaagacaCCCTTAGCCACCATACCTATTTTATCAATCTCATCACAAGACCAAATTCTTATTGCAAAACCCTCAACCACATGAAGAGGAGGGTTTACCCCTACGACATAATAGACCACCCATgattttgaataaataatttcctCAGCTACATCCTCAAAATCAATCTTAACAGAGGAAAAATCAGGAGTTATAGGGTTATAAGTATCTAAGCGCGAAATCGGATGATCCGCCAATGGAATAGTAACTAGGTTCGAAGACCTAGCCTCTTGAGAAGAAACCGTAGGTTGCTTCCCCCTATTAGTCGTAGTTCATGAATTTCAGCCCAACATGATTAAGAATCGCATTTTCATGAATTGTTAAGGATGGGTTAGAGATACGGTTCTAAGAAGATTTAAGAACAACtgtggatgaagaagaagatttcTTTCCAGAAGAGGTAGCACATGAACAACGTTGTGGAGTCACTTTCTTCCTTGGCCATCCTCGTCCTCGCGCCATGGCTGAGCAGTTGGAACTGCTTTGAGAGAGAGAATTGCAGAAGTGAGAGAGAGAAGTGAGAGAAATCGTTcaataatatttgatattagTATTTGATAAATTCTCAGGTTGAAACCACTTGTTAATATGAGATATTTAAAAATCCACCAATTGCTTATTTTTGAAGTAAACGCACCTATTAGATATATTTGCTAAAATAAATCCACCTATTGTTCATAATAATCTTCAAAGCTTCAAACAATTAGAAAGAAACAatacttaagtttattttcaacaattataccgaataaatgagattatataaaataaacaataattgaatTTGTATTCAGCTGATTGAacaccaattaatttatttttgaaaattttcctAAACcataaaatttgtaattttaagaTACTCATAGAAAAGTTTAATAGCAAGAGTAATATTGATGTCTTAACAAAAATTTTGACCTAAATAGAAATTTAGTaactctcttgagagaccgtctctatgAGAGACGGTCCCTCAAATCCAAGCCCATCACCTCTTATGAattaatataaagaaaaaaaagtagcCTCAGCAGCCAACAGCAGTCCCTAAGTTAACCTTACATATTCCAAGGCCATGATTGCAAAACTCATTGGAAACTAAGGTAATGTATTTATTGACAAAACTTTTCTGATTTCTCATCCATTAAAGGTAAAAATATCATCTTCAACAACATGGATGAGTTCATGCAAGAATTCAAAGATTTCGTAACACAGACTCAACGAGATCCGTCTTTTAGAGACAGTTTAAGTATGTTTGATTCTCTCTTCCCTTATTAATtcaataaatcaaaattaaataaaaaaagtgtGATGTCCTCAAACTATTTCTGTAGTTCCATTAAATGATGAGCATATTCAGTTCGAGCATGGAGATGGAAGTAAAACTAGTGAACACGAAGGTTAGTTTTTGCATTTGATAACATTTTATTCAAGTTGGTTACTGTAAATTGGATGTAAATAATATTCAAGGTGATATTTAATACATAAAAATTGGtattagataatttttttgagaTATGTTGATATTAGATATTATTCATTATAGTTATCAGATTGCTCAgtgtaaattggcattagatagttttCAAATTGACATTAAACAGTTTTCAATTTGGCATGAGATAgttttaaattggcattagatgcTATTTATATTGGCATTAGATAGTATTCAAATTGgcattaaatatttttcaaattggtATTATATAGTATTTAAATTGGGATTAGATAATTATTCATTAGATGCTGATGTCATTATAGTATTCAAGTTGGCATTAGATATtatttaaattggcattagGTAGTATTCAAATTGACATTAAATAGTTttcaaattggcattagatagttttaaatttgcattataTGCTATTTAAATTGGCAATAGGTAGTTGGCATTAGATGTTATTTAAACTGGCATTAGATAGTTTTCGAATTGGCATTAGATGCTATTTAAATTGACATTAGATAATTTTCAATATAGCATtaaatagtttttaaatttgtattagaTAATTTCAAAACTGGCATTATATAGTATCGAATTGGCACTATATAGTATTCAATTTGGCACTAAGTATTATACAAATTGACATTATGTGTTGATGTCATTTGGATTTGgtcattattatgattattcatATAAGTTGATATTAAACATCAAATTAAACAGTAGTAGATTTTTATAAGTTGGAATTTGGTGCTTTTATATATTTGTGAGGATGTAATTTTGACAAGCAACTACAAGTCATCAACCATGATGGTAATGACGATATGCATTCACATCGCGAATTTGAGCCGGAGTGAGAGTAATTTCTTCTTTACTATTACTAAGGAAAAGATGTGGTTTGCAATTTGTGTAAATAGCTCTGTCAACACTGCATACAAAATGGCAAACAATAACAACTTGTATCATACTAAATCTCAATTTACATTAAACTAATGCcaatttataagttatatatTGGCAATTTGCACTGATCTAATGCCGACTTA
Protein-coding sequences here:
- the LOC130805675 gene encoding uncharacterized protein LOC130805675 encodes the protein MEYHFYHTHTKGPCLKTPGNFRPISCCHLLYKCVTKLICSKLRRVLNSIIISSNHEAFVVGRSISHNTMLCQDRKGCSPSCLIKVDVRKTYDKVDWLFIKDMLVTLNFPSHFIKIVMACISYTQYSLSVNGSQSAVFRANKGLR